The nucleotide window cacacacacgcacacacacactgtcaccatcaacaacacaaacacaatactccaccatctcatccacatatacacactcgATCATCACAACTGACAGCAACTGCACACAATGCACACACGTGAACCActcgtctctctcacacacagacgaactcttcaaccacatgcagatgtcacactgcaactgtcattgtcacagcctcctccaacatccgacaacacacaaattactatcacgtcaatctgtttcattctcttccgtttacagaacctggagcgacaccagacacagcatcgccttccagtacaacaccggacgacgacgatctctacatctactacattgacaagtctggtaagaggagaagacgacctcgacctcgtgcaacaccatcagacacaccaaccagctcgacaccagtcaccggttcagtgaaacgtgagtcacacacataacaattcctattccactgtacacacatcctcacacatattcacactgatCTCCTCATCGCACATCCCGTCACCTGCAACCTTCTATCCACTTTCTCTTCAATGTCCCACTGTCCATTGGGAATCATGCCGAACATCTCAGTGACACTGTGCTGCCACACACGTCAActccactctctgtcttccactCACATCACCATCTCCAACACAACACAATCCGAACGTCCACTCCTACATACTCACTCACACCCACCAACAAGTTCTCACAAATCAattcacacgcacacgcacacacacacagaaaccATGTCTATCACTCCTCCACTCATTGCAGCAACATTCCTCATCCAACACCAAACATCTCCTTCAAACACTCACACAAtcacgcacacacacgcacgcacgcacacgcacacacacacactgtcaccatcaacaacacaaacacaatactccaccatctcatccacatatacacactcgATCATCACAACTGACAGCAACTGCACACAATGCACACACGTGAACCActcgtctctctcacacacagacgaactcttcaaccacatgcagatgtcacactgcaactgtcattgtcacagcctcctccaacatccgacaacacacaaattactatcacgtcaatctgtttcattctcttccgtttacagaacctggagcgacaccagacacagcatcgccttccagtacaacaccggacgacgacgatctctacatctactacattgacaagtctggtaagaggagaagacgacctcgacctcgtgcaacaccatcagacacaccaaccagctcgacaccagtcaccggttcagtgaaacgtgagtcacacacataacaattcctattccactgtacacacatcctcacacatattcacactgatCTCCTCATCGCACATCCCGTCACCTGCAACCTTCTATCCACTTTCTCTTCAATGTCCCACTGTCCATTGGGAATCACGCCGAACATCTCAGTGACACTGTGCTGCCACACACGTCAActccactctctgtcttccactCACATCACCATCTCCAACACAACACAATCCGAACGTCCACTCCTACATACTCACTCACACCCACCAACAAGTTCTCACAAATCAattcacacgcacacgcacacacacacagaaaccATGTCTATCACTCCTCCACTCATTGCAGCAACATTCCTCATCCAACACCAAACATCTCCTTCAAACACTCACACAAtcacgcacacacacgcacgcacacacacgcacacacacactgtcaccatcaacaacacaaacacaatactccaccatctcatccacatatacacactcgATCATCACAACTGACAGCAACTGCACACAATGCACACACGTGAACCActcgtctctctcacacacagacgaactcttcaaccacatgcagatgtcacactgcaactgtcattgtcacagcctcctccaacatccgacaacacacaaattactatcacgtcaatctgtttcattctcttccgtttacagaacctggagcgacaccagacacagcatcgccttccagtacaacaccggacgacgacgatctctacatctactacattgacaagtctggtaagaggagaagacgacctcgacctcgtgcaacaccatcagacacaccaaccagctcgacaccagtcaccggtccagtgaaacgtgagtcacacacataacaattcctattccactgtacacacatcctcacacatattcacactgatCTCCTCATCGCACATCCCGTCACCTGCAACCTTCTATCCACTTTCTCTTCAATGTCCCACTGTCCATTGGGAATCATGCCGAACATCTCAGTGACACTGTGCTGCCACACACGTCAActccactctctgtcttccactCACATCACCATCTCCAACACAACACAATCCGAACGTCCACTTCTACATACTCACTCACACCCACCAACAAGTTCTCACAAATCAattcacacgcacacgcacacacacacagaaaccATGTCTATCACTCCTCCACTCATTGCAGCAACATTCCTCATCCAACACCAAACATCTCCTTCAAACACTCACACAAtcacgcacacacacgcacgcacacacacgcacacacacacactgtcaccatcaacaacacaaacacaatactccaccatctcatccacatatacacactcgATCATCACAACTGACAGCAACTGCACACAATGCACACACGTGAACCActcgtctctctcacacacagacgaactcttcaaccacatgcagatgtcacactgcaactgtcattgtcacagcctcctccaacatccgacaacacacaaattactatcacgtcaatctgtttcattctcttccgtttacagaacctggagcgacaccagacacagcatcgccttccagtacaacaccggacgacgacgatctctacatctactacattgacaagtctggtaagaggagaagacgacctcgacctcgtacaacaccatcagacacaccaaccagctcgacaccagtcaccggttcagtgaaacgtgagtcacacacataacaattcctattccactgtacacacatcctcacacatattcacactaaTCATTGCATATCACGCACGTCACATACAACATTCCATTCACATActcttatctgttcagacagcaACTATGAATCGCACAAAATATCTAACCAGCATTGATCGACCAGAAGGACTAACAGCACACTGAGTGTAAGGCATCACTATCTATTGGCAGTGAGTTGAATGATGCcacattcaattgaatgttgtgtttggtgtatgaatgtgatgATTTGTTGTGTTATGATATGGGTCATTTGAACTGGTGAGTGTGTGATATTGTTGAGTAGAGTGACAATTGTGACGGGACACGTTGTCACATTGATGCAAtgtcttcttcctcttcctgTCTAACAGGCACCGAGTCGACCAGCATGACAACCGAGGAGACCGACACCACCTCCTACTACACTGACAAGTATGGAAAGAGACACAGACGAAGTGGAAGACCGAGGAGGCGAACCACACCGACATCTCCAGGTGAGTTTGTTTTCGTgttgtatgcgaactgtgagctACACAGTTCACTCACActcatattttcaaacaactgaCAGATGTTTTCGAATACTTGTGCCAACGACCATCACATATCTCACCCACgtacccacacaaacacacacacaaacacaaacacaatactccaccatctcatccacatatacacactcgATCATCACAACTGCCAGCAACTGTACACAAATGCACACAAATGCACACAACGCACACACCAGAACCActcgtctctctcacacacagacgaactcttcaaccacatgcagatgtcacactgcaactgtcattgtcacagcctcctccaacatccgacaacacacaaattactatcacgtcaatctgtttcattctcttccgtttacagaacctggagcgacaccagacacagcatcgccttccagtacaacaccggacgacgacgatctctacatctactacattgacaagtttggtaagaggagaagacgacctcgacctcgtacaacaccatcagacacaccaaccagctcgacaccagtcaccggttcagtgaaacgtgagtcacacacataacaattcctattccactgtacacacatcctcacacatattcacactaaTCATTGCATATCACGCACGTCACATACAACATTCCATTCACATActcttatctgttcagacagcaACTATGAATCGCACAAAATATCTAACCAGCATTGATCGACCAGAAGGACTAACAGCACACTGAGTGTAAGGCATCACTATCTATTGGCAGTGAGTTGAATGATGCcacattcaattgaatgttgtgtttggtgtatgaatgtgatgATTTGTTGTGTTATGATATGGGTCATTTGAACTGGTGAGTGTGTGATATTGTTGAGTAGAGTGACAATTGTGACGGGACACGTTGTCACATTGATGCAAtgtcttcttcctcttcctgTCTAACAGGCACCGAGTCGACCAGCATGACAACCGAGGAGACCGACACCACCTCCTACTACACTGACAAGTATGGAAAGAGACACAGACGAAGTGGAAGACCGAGGAGGCGAACCACACCGACATCTCCAGGTGAGTTTGTTTTTGTgttgtatgcgaactgtgagctACACAGTTCACTCACActcatattttcaaacaactgaCAGATGTTTTCGAATACTTGTGCCAACGACCATCACATATTTCACCCACgtacccacacaaacacacacacaaacacaaacacaatactccaccatctcatccacatatacacactcgATCATCACAACTGCCAGCAACTGTACACAAATGCACACAAATGCACACAACGCACACACCAGAACCActcgtctctctcacacacagacgaactcttcaaccacatgcagatgtcacactgcaactgtcattgtcacagcctcctccaacatccgacaacacacaaattactatcacgtcaatctgtttcattctcttccgtttacagaacctggagcgacaccagacacagcatcgccttccagtacaacaccggacgacgacgatctctacatctactacattgacaagtctggtaagaggagaagacgacctcgacctcgtacaacaccatcagacacaccaaccagctcgacaccagtcaccggttcagtgaaacgtgagtcacacacataacaattcctattccactgtacacacatcctcacacatattcacactgatCTCCTCATCGCACATCCCGTCACCTGCAACCTTCTATCCACTTTCTCTTCAATGTCCCACTGTCCATTGGGAATCACGCCGAACATCTCAGTGACACTGTGCTGCCACACACGTCAActccactctctgtcttccactCACATCACCATCTCCAACACAACACAATCCGAACGTCCACTCCTACATACTCACTCACACCCACCAACAAGTTCTCACAAATCAattcacacgcacacgcacacacacacagaaaccATGTCTATCACTCCTCCACTCATTGCAGCAACATTCCTCATCCAACACCAAACATCTCCTTCAAACACTCACACAAtcacgcacacacacgcacgcac belongs to Schistosoma mansoni, WGS project CABG00000000 data, supercontig 0502, strain Puerto Rico, whole genome shotgun sequence and includes:
- a CDS encoding XP_018644761.1 codes for the protein MQMSHCNCHCHSLLQHPTTHKLLSRQSVSFSSVYRTWSDTRHSIAFQYNTGRRRSLHLLH